The Streptomyces nigra genome includes the window CTGTGCGACGACCGTGCCGGTGTCTCGCCGGGCGTGAAGTTCACCGACTCGGAGCTGATCGGCGTCCCGCAGATCCTGGTGGCCGGGCGCCGCGCCGCCGAGGGCGTCGTCGAGCTGAAGGACCGCAGGACCGGTGAGCGCGAGGAGCTGACGGTCGACGAGGCGATCGCCCGTCTGACCGCCTGACCGTCCGTTCGGTCACGGGCCGTTCCCCGGCGTGGGGGAGCGGCCCGTGACCGCTTGCGGGACCGGCGAGGGTTCAGCCGGCTTCGGCGGCGAGCACCCGGGGCAGCAGCTCATGGGGGAGCTCGACACCCATGCCGCAGAAGCAGCGCAGCGGTCCGCCCCGGGATGCGGGAGCCCCCAGGTCGACGATGAGGATGTCCGCCACTTCTCGGAGCACGTCACCCGCCGGCGCGCTGCGGGCCACCCGGATGCTGACCTCGTCGGGGTCCCAGACCGCGATGCTCGCCAGACCGTCCGTCACGGCAATGCGAACGCACACAACTGCCTCCCCAGGAATGCGCTACGGCACGAGCGTTCCGCTCCGGGAGGTCAGCGGCTGACTGATGGTACCGATGTGTGTGGGGTTCGTGAGGACTTTCGTCATATTCTTCCGGGGCGCGCCCGGTGTCCGGTAGAGCCCCGGGAGGTGAGCGGCTCTCACCGCGCGCCGACAGTACGGCGCTGACCTCACACGATGCGGCTGACCTGAAGCATCGCCTCGGCGTCCTTCAGCAGGGCGCGCTGCCGTGACTCCGGCAATTGCCGGTACAGCTTCAGCAGCCGGGCCTCGCGCTCGTCGCCGCTGGGGCCCGGCACCGGCCGGCCCACGGCCTCGAAGAACTCCCGGGGGGTCGTGCGCACGCCCCAGCGCCGGAACACGTCGACCATGGCGCGCAGCTTCTCGGGGTCGATGCGGGAGGTGCCGCGGGTGCGGTTCATCCAGGCGTTGAGCGTCGGGTACGAGATGCCGGACTCCGCGGCCAGATCCTTCTGCGTCCGGTCGGGCACCTGGGCGAGCAGACGTTCGAGCAGGGCCGCCAGGTCCTCGTCCCCGTGCTGGGCATGCCGACGGGGTTCGGGATCTGCTGGGGGGCGGCTCCGCTGGTTCGTCACGCTCAGAGGATCGGCCATCAATATCTACAAGCGCAAGTAGATCGCAGATCGGCGCCGGGTCTTCGGGCGCACGCCGGAGCGTTCCGGGGGAGCCGGTGCTCCTGTGCGCCCCGCCCGCGCCCTCAAGTCTCACGCTCCGTAGGCTTCTTGACACGATATGCATCTACATGAAGACTGTAGACGCCCTGGGAGGGGATCGCGGGTTTCCGTCGTGGCCTGCGCACGTCCCGTCGAAGAATCTACATCTACATGTGTATTGCAGAGGAGAAGCCGTCGTGTCCCAGCCGGACCACCTCACCACCGCCCCGGCCGCCGGCCCGGAGCCCGAACTGGTCGCCCGGGCCCGCGCGGGCGACCGGGAGGCGTTCGCCGCCCTGTACTTCGAGCACTATCGCGCCGTCTACGCGTTCCTCCTGGTTCGCACCCGCAACAGACATCTGGCCGAGGACCTCACCCAGGAGGTGTTCGTCCGCGCACTGCGCCGCATCGGCACCTTCCACTGGCAGGGCACCGCCTTCGCCGGGTGGCTCACCACGATCGCCAAGAACCTCTGGCTCGACGAACTCGGGCGCGGACGCACGCGCTGGGAGACCCCGGTCGCCGAGTTCGACGACCCCCGCGACACCCATCGCGGCACCGAGGCGCTCGTCCTGCGCGAACTGGACGCCGTCGAGGCCCAGGAGACCGTCCACACCGCCCTGCACCGCCTCAACCCCCACCAGCGGCACTGCCTGGAACTGCGCTTCCTGGACGAACTGTCCGCGCAGGAGACCGCGTTGGCCATGGGGCGCAGCGTCGGTGCGGTCAAGACCCTGACCTACCGGGCCCTGCGGAAACTGCGCTGGTCGACGGAGGCGGTGTCCGCGTGAACGCCACCCGCCCGCGCGTCGCCGGCGTGATCGGCCGGATCCCGCGGCCCGCGGACCCCGAACGAGCCGCCGCACCCGTACGGCTCCTCACCGGCCCCGGCCGCCCTCCGGTCGTGGTCCTGCACCGTACGGCGGACGGAGGCTGGTCCCGCGGGCCCCGCCCGCTCACCGAACTGGAGCGCAAGGCCCTCGCCTGGGACGCCGCGTGCGCCCGCGCCCGCTCCGTCGCCCGCGCGGTCGCACGCCACCTCGCCGGGCACGCGGGCCCCTCCGACGTCCGCGTGGACGGCGACCGGGTCCGGGTCGTGCTGCGCGTGGACGGCGCCGAGTGCTGGGCCCGCTGGCGCGCCTACTTCCAGATCACGGTCGTCGGCGAGGGCAGCCGCCCGCACACCCTGGTCGGCGACGGCGAACGCGACGGCGTGCGCGTCACGGTCGTCGCCCACGGCGCCGCGACGGGCCGGCGGGGGCGCCGCCCCTTCCGCGTCGGTGACGCCACCTACGACCTGGCCGCACCGCTGCGCGACGCGTACGGCGACGTCTGGTACTACCAGGGCTGCCGACGGCCCGACGGGATGCCGCTGCTCTCCCTGGACGGGCGGCCCGAACGCTGCTCCCTGGCGAATGTGGCGGCCCATCTGGGCCCCCTGTCCGCGGTGCGCGACACCGATCGCGCCGAGGACCGCACGTCCCCGTCCGAGCCGGCCGGATGACCCCGGCGGTATCCGACGGCGGATCACGGGTCTGGGAACTGCGCGCGGCCTGCCGGGAGTGGGACGCCGATCTGTGGTTCACCCGGCGCACCTGGCCCCTCGCGGTCGCGATCTGCACGCTGTGCCCCGTGCTCGAACCCTGCCGGGCCGCCGTGCTGCGCCGGGAGCGCGGCCTTCCCCGCTGCCGCCGGCAGGGCGTCGTCGCGGGCCTGACCGGCCCCCAACGGCACGCCCTGGAACAGGCGGACCACGGCTCACCCGGCTCTCCGGTCCCGGCCGAGCTTCCGGGTGAGCGTCCCGCCGGGCCGTCCGCGCCCGCACGTTCCGCCGTGGCACCTCGGCCCGCGTCGACGGCCGCGCCCGAACCAGCGCGGTCCCGCCCGGGGGAGGCGCTCCCGACCGCCGCTGTCGCCGCCGACCGGCCTCCGCCGAAGGCGGCCGTCGCGTCCGGGGACACCTCACCGGACCCGGCGCCGCCCCAGGCTTCGCGCCCCGGGTCCGACGAGGCGCCCCCGTCCCCACCCCCGCCCGACCGGCGTACGTCCGAGCGAGGCGATGCGCCCTCGCGCATACGCCCGGCGCCCTGTGGCACGCGCGCCGCCTACCAGCGGCATCTACGGCGGGGCGAACCCGTCGACGCGGCGTGCCGGGCCGCCAACACCTATGAGGCCGGGCGCTATCGCCGTACCGGCACCACCCGTGCCCGCCCCCCGCGTCCGCCCGCCTGACCCGCGTCCGCCCAGGACCTGCCGCCGCACCCAGCCGCAGCCCGTTCGCCGACCGTCTCCGGAGAACCGCATGTCCAGGCCCTCCGCGCCCTCGCCCCGCGCACCTCTCCCGCGCCGCCGCCCGCCCCTGTCCGCGTGCCGCGCCGCGGTGCCCGGCGGTCCGGCCGCGCGCCGTCCGCCCACCGCCACGGAGTCCCCCATGCCCACGTCCCCCTCGTCCCCGCCGCCCGAGGGACCCGCGCCCGGCGACCCCCGGCCACCGGGACGCCTGCGCCGGGCGGCCGCCGCGCTGTGGCGGGGTCTCCGGGTGGGCGACCGGCCCCGGAAGGGGAGCGACCGGGAGCTGGAGCTGTGCCGGCAGGAGCGCGACCGCTGGCAGCGGTACGCCGACTCCTACGAGCGGGACCTGACCCGGGTACGGCTCGAGCGCGCCCAGCTCCTCGCCTGGCTGGCAGCGCTGCACCCGGCGAGCGCCGTCCTCGTCCGGGGCGCGGACGGCATCCACCAGCTGCGCATCGAGGCCGGCGGGCGCCAGCTGTCATGGCCGTTGCACCCGGCCGACCTGGGGCAGTTCGCGCACATCCCGTACGCGCGCCACGGCTCGGGACCGTACGGCCGTACGCGCTGGGACCAGGCGGCCCATCTGCGGCGGCACACCCGGCTGCTGGCCATGGAGGGCATGCTGTTCACGACGGCCCCCGACGACCGCTGACACACCCGCCGGACTCCGGCCGGCAGGCTCGGGAGGCACGTCGGCCGGACCCACCGCGCCCCCCTGCGAGAGCTCCCCGCAGGGGGGCGCGGCTCGGCCTACAGCCAGCTCGCGAACTCCAGGAGCAGTTCGGCGTCCTGGGGGCGTCCGACCCGCAGGGCCCGTACGCCCGACTCCACCGCGCGGAACAGGGTCCAGCCGCGCAGCCGTTCCTGGTCGACCTCCAGGGACTCCGCGAGGCGCTTGACCCGGCGGCGGGTCGTCGAGGCCCCCGACGGCGAGGCGATCAGATCCTCCACCCGGTCCCGCACCAGCCGCGCCAGATCGAACGCGCACTCGCCGACCACCGGGTCCGGCCCCACGGCCAGCCATGGCATGCGCTCCCCGGCGAGGACCTTGCTCTGCCGGAACGTGCCGTGCAGCAGCTGCCGTTCCGGAGGCGCCGCCAGCAGTTCGTCGCGGGCCGCGAGCGCGGCGTCGACCAGCGCGCTCACGTCGGCGTGCCGGGACGCGGTCGCGCGCATCGCCTCGGCCTGGCGTTCCGTCCGCTCCGCCACCGTCTCGAAGGGATGCCCCTCCGGGGGCTCCACCCACAGCCGGCGCAGCGTCCCCGCCGCCTCCAGCAGCGCCTTCGCCTCCGGCAGCGACCGCACCGACCGGTCCGGGCGCAGCCGCTCAAGGAGCAGCACGCCCTCCGTCACGAACGGCTCGAGCAGTTGGACGGCACCCGTGCCGCCCCAGTGCGCGAGCGCGGCCCGCTCACTCTCCGGGCGTGCGCGCGGCGGCGCCAGCTTCAGCACGGCCGGGGTGTCGTCGGCCCGCCGGACCAGCACCACCAGACTGCTGCGCCCGCCCGGCAGCTGCACCCGCTCCACGGTCAACTCGCGCTGTTCGACGGCCTCCCGGGTCGCCTGCGGCAGCCTCTCCAGCCAGGCGTCACCGTCCGGCGCCGTCTCACCGAGCGCCCTCACCAGACGCTGCGGCGGTTCGAAAGCCATGCGCGAGTCGTCCCCTTCCGTCCTGCCCGTCGGTGTCCCTGCGGCCCGCGTCACGCGGGGGGCGCCGCCGGCGCGGAGGACGTGTCCGCCCGCTCGGCGAGCCCAGGGAAGGCTACGCTCTCGCCCCGCCAGCGCACCGCCCGCACCGCCGCCTCCCGCAGCGCCTCGGCGGCCGTACCGCGCAGCGCGCCCCGGGCCGCCCGCACCAGATCCGCGTAGACACCGGCCAGCCGGCTCTCCAGCTCGGCGGCGAACAGCACCGCCGTCGCCCGGTCCGTCACCGGGAACGGCAGCGCGTACCCGGCGCTCGCGGCGACCGGGTCGGCGCCCAGGTCGCGCACCTCGCGCGCCAGCGCGTCCCGCCGCGCGCGGTGGGCGTCGTACGCGGCCCGCGCGTCGGAGCGCCGGTCCTCGCCGATCCGCCCGCCGACCACGCCGTACCCGTAGACGGCGGCGTGCTCAGCGGCCAGGGCCGCCTGAAGCGCCGTCACCGTCTCCTTGCCGGCCTTGCCCGCCTTGTCGGTGTCGCTCACCTGGCACCCTCCGTCAGCAGGAACGCGTGCGCGGCCCCGGCGGCCGCCACCGACGCGAGCAGCCGTGCCAGTTCACCCGGCAGACCCGGCAGCGCCTTCGCCCGTTCGTCGGCGAGCGTCCGTTCGGCGGCGGCGAGTTCGGTGAGCGCGTCCCGCTGGTCCGCGGGAACCGCCCGCACCGAGGCGGACGGTGACGCGGAGGCGGAGGGGGGCGGGGTGGCCGACGGGGAGGACGACGGGCCGGACGCGCCCCCGCCGAACGCCTCCGCGTGCCGTACCGCCTCCGCCCGCAGGGGGGCCACCAGCCGCTCCACCGCCGGATGGGCGGCGAGGACGGCGTCGTACCGGGCGACCAGGTCCTCGCTGTCCCGGGCCGCACGCGCGCGTGCCCGCTCGGCGAGCGACGGACTGCCGCCCGTACCGCCGTCCGGGTCGGCGGGACCGGCGGAGCAGCCCGCCAGCAGCGCGGCGCCCGCGGCCGAGGCGAGCAGGGTTCTTCTGCGCGGCCCCGGGAGGGCGCGCGGGGGCGGGGGGTACGGCACGGGCGACTTCCTCAGGGGAGTTCGTACGAAAGCACTTGCGACGGCGGCTGCCCGGTCAGCGGGCCGCGTGCCCGTGATCACCGTACCCGCGCCAGGCGAACGCGCCACTCACCGGCACCGGTCACCCACAGGTGGACGGCAACACACCCTGCGACCGGATACCCTTTGACCTGACACGCGCCCCATCCCACAACAGCACACGCGGCCGAGGAGTCACCCGGATGAGCACCACCCAGAGCGAGAGGCTGCGAGCACTCCTGGAACCCCTCGTCAGCTCCCAGGGACTGGACCTCGAAGAGATCGAAGTGGACTCGGTCGGACGCAAGCGTGTGCTGCGCGTCGTCGTCGACTCCGACACCGGCGCCGACCTGGACCGGATCGCCGATGTGAGCCGCGCGCTCTCGGCGAAGCTGGACGAGACGGACGCGATGGGTGAGGGCGAGTACACCCTCGAGGTCGGCACCCCGGGCGCGGAACGCCTCCTCAAGGAGCACCGCCACTACGTGCGCGCCGTCGACCGGCTGGTCAAGTTCGAGCTGACCGAGGGCGGCGAGCTGGTGGCCCGCATCCTCAAGGTCGACGACGACGGTCTCGACCTCGAGGTGCCCGGCGTGAAGGGCCGCAAGGCGACCAGCCGCCGGCTCGCGTTCCCGGAGATCGAGAAGGCGCGCGTGCAGGTCGAGTTCAACCGCAAGGACAAGAAGGAAGAGGAGGCGTAGCCGTGGACATCGACATGAGTGCCCTGCGGGGCTTGGTTCGGGAGAAGGAGATCTCCTTCGACCTGCTGGTCGAGGCGATCGAGTCGGCCCTCCTCATCGCCTACCACCGCACCGAGGGAAGCCGCCGACACGCGCGCGTGGAGCTCAACCGGGAGACCGGGCATGTGACCGTGTGGGCGAAGGAGGACCCCGAGGACCTCGAGGAGGGCCAGGAGGCCCGCGAGTTCGACGACACCCCGTCCGGCTTCGGCCGTATCGCCGCCACCACCGCCAAGCAGGTCATCCTGCAGCGGCTGCGCGACGCCGAGGACGACGCGACGCTCGGTGAGTACGCCGGCCGCGAGGGCGACATCGTCACCGGCGTGGTCCAGCAGGGCCGCGACCCGAAGAACGTCCTGGTGGACATCGGCAAGCTGGAGGCCATCCTGCCGGTGCAGGAGCAGGTCCCCGGGGAGACCTACCCGCACGGCATGCGGCTGCGGTCGTACGTCGTGCGGGTCGCCAAGGGTGTCCGCGGGCCCTCCGTGACCCTGTCGCGCACCCACCCGAACCTGGTGAAGAAGCTCTTCGCGCTGGAGGTGCCGGAGATCGCCGACGGGTCCGTCGAGATCGCCGCCATCGCCCGCGAGGCCGGTCACCGCACCAAGATCGCCGTGCGCTCCACCCGCAGCGGCCTGAACGCCAAGGGCGCCTGCATCGGCCCCATGGGCGGCCGGGTGCGCAATGTCATGGGCGAGCTCAACGGTGAGAAGATCGACATCGTCGACTGGTCGGACGACCCGGCCGAGATGGTGGCGAACGCGCTGTCCCCGGCCCGTGTCTCCAAGGTGGAGGTCGTGGACATGGCGACCAGGTCGGCCCGGGTGACCGTGCCGGACTACCAGCTGTCGCTGGCGATCGGCAAGGAAGGGCAGAACGCCCGGCTCGCGGCCCGGCTCACCGGCTGGCGCATCGACATCCGGCCGGACACCGAGCAGGCCGGGGAATAGATCCAGACCTCAGGTCGCTCAGATCACGTCAGGTTATCGCCCGGCAACTGTTCGAATCCTGCCCCAAAGGGGTGAGGTCGGTACGGGGAGGTAGACTTAGCTGTGTCTGGCCGGACACGCGTCCGCGCATGCCCTGAGCGCACCTGTGTGGGGTGCCGGGAGCGAGCGGCCAAGGCTGATCTGCTGCGGATCGTGGCGATCGAGGACGAGTGCGTCCCCGATCCTCGCGGTACGCTGCCCGGCCGGGGTGCGTATGTACACCCCGCCCTGATCTGTCTCGACCAGGCGGTACGCCGCCGGGCGTTCACGAGGGCGTTGCGTGCCCCGGGAGCGCTCGACACAAAGGCGTTGCGCCGTTACGTCGAGCAGACAACAGTTGTCGAGCAGGCAACACCGTAAGAAGCGTCGCGCGGAACCCCGTGCGGCCCAGGTACCTCGCGAGTCGGAAGTAGGTCGAGATTGCGATGAGCACTCGATGAGTACGCGATGAGTACGCCCATGAAGTAGCGACGGTCCGGCCGCAACCCGGACCTAAAAGGAGCGAAGTGGCTAAGGTCCGGGTATACGAACTCGCCAAGGAGTTCGGGGTTGAGAGCAAGGTCGTCATGGCCAAGCTCCAAGAACTCGGTGAATTCGTCCGTTCGGCGTCTTCGACCATCGAAGCGCCCGTAGTCCGCAAACTGACGGACGCCCTCCAGCAGGGCAACGGTGGCGGCAAGCCCGCCTCCGCCCGTAAGGCTGCCCCGGCGAAGCCGGGCGCCCCCTCTCCCGCGCAGGCCGCCCGTCCGGCAGCCCCGCGCCCGCCGGCCCCGAAGCCGGCCGCCGAGAAGCCCGCGGCTCCCGCCGCGCCGGCCTCTTCCGGCCCCCGTCCGACCCCGGGCCCGAAGCCCGCGCCGCGGCCCGCCCCGGCGTCCCCGGCTCCGACCACGCCCGAGTTCACGGCGCCCCCGTCGGCGCCCGCCGCTCCGGCGGCCTCCCAGGGCCAGGGTTCCGGCACGCGTCCGGGCGCCCCGCGTCCGGGTGGTCAGGCCCCGCGTCCGGGTGCTCCCCGTCCGAGTGGCCAGCAGGGCGGCCAGGGCCGCGGTGAGCGCACCGGCGCGCCGCGTCCGGGTGGCCAGGCGCCGCGTCCCGGCGCCCGTCCGGCCGGTCCCCGTCCGGGCAACAACCCCTTCACCTCCGGCGGCTCCACCGGTATGGCGCGTCCGCAGACGCCCCGTCCCGGCGGTGCCCCGCGTCCGGGTGGCCCCGGCGCTCCCGGCGGCGCTCCGCGTCCGCAGGGCCAGGGCCAGGGCGGTCCCCGTCCCCAGGGCGCCGCGGGCGGTCCCCGTCCGCAGGCTCCGGGCGGTGCGCGTCCCACGCCGGGCGGCATGCCCCGTCCGCAGGGCGGCGGTCCCCGTCCCGGTGGCCCGCGTCCGAACCCGGGCATGATGCCGCAGCGTCCCGCAGCGGGCCCGCGTCCCGGTGGCGGCGGTCCCGGTGGCCGTGGCCCCGGTGGCGGCGGTCGTCCCGGTGGCGGCGGCGGTCGTCCGGGTGGCGGCGGCTTCGCCGGCCGTCCCGGTGGCGGTGGCGGCGGTTTCGCCGGTCGTCCGGGCGGTCCCGGTGGCGGTGGCGGCGGTTTCGCCGGTCGTCCCGGTGGTCCCGGTGGCGGCGGTGGCCGTCCCGGCTTCGGCGGTCGTCCCGGCGGTCCCGGTGGCCGTGGTGGCACGCAGGGTGCCTTCGGTCGTCCCGGCGGTCCCGCGCGTCGTGGCCGCAAGTCGAAGCGTCAGAGGCGCCAGGAGTACGAGGCCATGCAGGCCCCGTCGGTCGGCGGCGTGATGCTGCCTCGCGGCAACGGCGAGTCCATTCGCCTGTCGCGCGGTGCTTCGCTCACCGACTTCGCGGAGAAGATCAACGCCAACCCGGCGTCGCTCGTCGCGGTCATGATGAACCTCGGCGAGATGGTCACCGCGACCCAGTCCGTCTCCGACGAGACGCTCCAGCTCCTCGCGGACGAGATGAACTACACCGTTCAGATCGTCAGCCCGGAGGAGGAGGACCGCGAGCTCCTCGAGTCCTTCGACATCGAGTTCGGCGAGGACGAGGGCGACGAGGAGGACCTGGTGGTCCGTCCGCCGGTCGTCACCGTCATGGGTCACGTCGACCACGGCAAGACCCGCCTCCTCGACGCCATCCGCAAGACGAACGTCATCGCGGGCGAGGCCGGCGGCATCACCCAGCACATCGGTGCCTACCAGGTGGCGACCGAGGTCAACGACGAAGAGCGCAAGATCACCTTCATCGACACCCCGGGTCACGAGGCGTTCACCGCCATGCGTGCCCGTGGTGCGAAGTCGACCGACATCGCGATCCTGGTCGTCGCGGCCAACGACGGCGTCATGCCGCAGACGGTCGAGGCGCTCAACCACGCCAAGGCGGCCGAGGTCCCGATCGTCGTCGCGGTCAACAAGATCGACGTCGAGGGCGCCGACCCGACCAAGGTGCGCGGTCAGCTCACCGAGTACGGGCTGGTGGCCGAGGAGTACGGCGGCGACACCATGTTCGTCGACATCTCCGCCAAGCAGGGTCTGCACATCGACTCCCTGCTGGAGGCCGTGATCCTCACGGCCGACGCCTCGCTCGACCTGCGGGCCAACCCGAACCAGGACGCGCAGGGCATCTCGATCGAGTCCCGTCTCGACCGCGGCCGCGGTGCCGTGGCGACGGTCCTCGTCCAGCGCGGCACGCTGCGGGTCGGCGACACGATGGTCGTGGGCGACGCCTACGGCCGGGTGCGCGCCATGCTCGACGACAACGGCAACAACGTCGCCGAGGCCGGTCCCTCGACGCCGGTGCAGGTCCTCGGCCTCACCAACGTCCCGGGCGCCGGTGACAACTTCCTCGTGGTCGAGGAGGACCGTACGGCCCGCCAGATCGCGGAGAAGCGCGCCGCCCGTGAGCGCAACGCGGCCTTCGCGAAGCGCACGCGCCGTGTCTCGCTCGAGGACCTGGACAAGGTGCTCAAGGCCGGCGAGGTCCAGCAGCTGAACCTGATCATCAAGGGTGACGCGTCCGGATCGGTCGAGGCCCTCGAGTCCTCGCTGCTCCAGCTGGACGTCGGCGAAGAGGTCGACATCCGCGTCCTGCACCGCGGCGTCGGTGCGGTCACGGAGTCCGACATCGACCTGGCCATGGGCTCCGACGCCATCGTCATCGGCTTCAACGTCCGGGCAGCCGGCCGTGCGCAGCAGATGGCGGAGCGCGAGGGCGTGGACGTCCGGTACTACTCGGTCATCTACCAGGCGATCGAGGAGATCGAGGCGGCCCTCAAGGGCATGCTCAAGCCGGAGTACGAAGAGGTCGAGCTCGGCACGGCGGAGATCCGCGAGGTCTTCAAGTCGTCCAAGCTGGGCAACATCGCCGGTGTCCTCATCCGCTCGGGCGAGGTCAAGCGCAACACCAAGGCGCGCCTCATCCGCGACGGCAAGGTGGTCGCGGAGAACCTCAACATCGAGGGCCTGCGTCGCTTCAAGGACGACGTCACCGAGATCCGCGAAGGGTTCGAGGGCGGTATCAACCTCGGCAACTTCAACGACATCAAGGTCGACGACGTCATCGCGACGTACGAGATGCGCGAGAAGCCGCGCGTCTGATCCCAGCACGCGATCGGGGCCGGTCGGCGGGAGTTCCCGGAAGGGAAACTCCGTCGATCGGCCCCGGCCGTTGCGTGTACGGTTCCCGTATCGGCGCCGAGCCTGGCGCCCGTACCCCGAACCGGCGGGACATCCGGACACACACATGTATGTGGGGACTCTGTCCTTCGACCTGCTCCTCGGCGACGTCCACTCGCTCAAGGAGAAACGCTCCCTCGTCCGTCCCATCGTGGCCGAGCTCCAGCGCAAGTACGCGGTGAGCGTGGCCGAGACGGACCACCAGAACCTCCACCGCCGGGCCGAGATCGGCCTCGCGGTGGTATCCGGGGACATGGGATACCTCACCGGCGTACTGGACCGCTGCGAGCGGCTGGTCGCCGGACGGCCCGAGGTGGAACTGCTCTCGGTTCGACGCAGGCTCCACAGCGACGAAGACTGAAGCACGACGTAAGCACTTAAGGAGACGGACCAGTGGCCGACAACGCGCGTGCCAAGAGGCTGGCGGACCTCATCCGAGAGGTGGTGGCCCAGAAGCTGCAACGCGGGATCAAGGACCCGCGGCTCGGCTCGCACGTCACCATCACGGACACCCGCGTCACGGGTGACCTGCGGGAGGCGACCGTCTTCTACACGGTGTACGGCGACGACGAGGAGCGGGCGGCCGCCGCGGCCGGGCTGGAGAGCGCCAAGGGCGTCCTGCGGTCCGAGGTCGGCCGGGCCGCCGGGGTGAAGTTCACCCCGACCCTCACCTTCGTCGCCGACGCCCTGCCGGACACCGCCAAGACCATCGAGGACCTCCTCGACAAGGCGCGCCAGTCCGACGAGAAGGTCCGTGAGGCGTCCGCGGGCGCCCGGTACGCCGGTGAGGCGGACCCGTACCGCAAGCCGGGCTCCGAGGACGAGACGGACGGCGACACCGCGGAATGACGCAGAAGAACACCACGCCCGACGGCCTTGTCATCGTCGACAAGCCGTCGGGCTTCACGTCGCACGACGTGGTCGCCAAGATGCGCGGCATCGCCCGCACCCGCCGGGTCGGGCACGCCGGCACCCTCGACCCGATGGCCACGGGCGTGCTCGTCCTCGGCGTCGAGAAGGCGACCAAGCTGCTCGGTCATCTGGCCCTGACCGAGAAGGAGTACCTGGGCACGATCCGCCTGGGCCAGACCACGGTCACCGACGACGCCGAGGGCGAGATCACGGGGTCCACCGACGCCTCGAAGGTCACCCGCGACGCCGTCGACGCCGGGATCGCCCAGCTCACCGGCGAGATCATGCAGGTGCCGTCCAAGGTCAGCGCCATCAAGATCGACGGCGTCCGCTCCTACAAGCGGGCCCGCGACGGCGAGGACTTCGAGATCCCCGCGCGACCGGTCACCGTGTCGTCCTTCTCGGTGTACGACCTCCGGGACGCCGTCGCCGACGACGGGACCCCCGTCCTCGACCTGGTCGTCTCGGTCGTCTGCTCCTCCGGCACCTACATCCGGGCCCTCGCCCGCGACCTCGGTGCCGACCTGGGCGTCGGCGGGCACCTCACGGCGCTGCGCCGCACCCGCGTCGGGCCGTACAAGCTGGACGCCGCGAAGACGCTGGACCAGCTCCAGCAGGAGCTGACGGTCATGCCGATCGCCGAGGCCGCGTCGGCGGCCTTCCGCCGCTGGGAGATCGACGCCCGGCGCGCCCGGCTGCTCTCGAACGGCGTCCGCCTCGACATGCCCGACGAGTACGCCGGTGCCGGGCCCGTCGCGGTCTTCGACCCCGAGGGACGCTTCCTCGCCCTGGTCGAGGAGCACAAGGGCAAGGCCAAGAGCCTCGCCGTGTTCGGCTGAGCGCCCGCACGGCACGGGTGCCTGCCCGTGGAGCGGCGGTCACGGGGTCGTCCTCTGCCCGCCGCTCCACGGTCCCCCCTCGGTTCCCCCACCCCTAGGGTGTATCCACCCACCCCCGCCTGTTCACCCGTCCGGGCAGGCGCTCGGAGTGAACCGAGGGTGTGCAAGGGGGCGCGTTCGGCATCCGACCTGTCCCACTGATCATCCGCGGCCTACCGTCGAAGCGACAGGGCGTGCGAGGGATGAGCGTGCGGGTGCGGGGCGGGGAGGTTCGACGATGGCGGGACGGGGCCCGCGGGCGGCGGACGCGGACGCGGACATGGACGGGGCGCGGGGGACGGGCGGCGGCTCGGAGCAGCCCCGCGTGGCTACCGCGTCCCATCGGGCTCGACGCTCCCGCCACGACGACGGCCGC containing:
- a CDS encoding YlxR family protein, with translation MSGRTRVRACPERTCVGCRERAAKADLLRIVAIEDECVPDPRGTLPGRGAYVHPALICLDQAVRRRAFTRALRAPGALDTKALRRYVEQTTVVEQATP
- the infB gene encoding translation initiation factor IF-2, producing the protein MAKVRVYELAKEFGVESKVVMAKLQELGEFVRSASSTIEAPVVRKLTDALQQGNGGGKPASARKAAPAKPGAPSPAQAARPAAPRPPAPKPAAEKPAAPAAPASSGPRPTPGPKPAPRPAPASPAPTTPEFTAPPSAPAAPAASQGQGSGTRPGAPRPGGQAPRPGAPRPSGQQGGQGRGERTGAPRPGGQAPRPGARPAGPRPGNNPFTSGGSTGMARPQTPRPGGAPRPGGPGAPGGAPRPQGQGQGGPRPQGAAGGPRPQAPGGARPTPGGMPRPQGGGPRPGGPRPNPGMMPQRPAAGPRPGGGGPGGRGPGGGGRPGGGGGRPGGGGFAGRPGGGGGGFAGRPGGPGGGGGGFAGRPGGPGGGGGRPGFGGRPGGPGGRGGTQGAFGRPGGPARRGRKSKRQRRQEYEAMQAPSVGGVMLPRGNGESIRLSRGASLTDFAEKINANPASLVAVMMNLGEMVTATQSVSDETLQLLADEMNYTVQIVSPEEEDRELLESFDIEFGEDEGDEEDLVVRPPVVTVMGHVDHGKTRLLDAIRKTNVIAGEAGGITQHIGAYQVATEVNDEERKITFIDTPGHEAFTAMRARGAKSTDIAILVVAANDGVMPQTVEALNHAKAAEVPIVVAVNKIDVEGADPTKVRGQLTEYGLVAEEYGGDTMFVDISAKQGLHIDSLLEAVILTADASLDLRANPNQDAQGISIESRLDRGRGAVATVLVQRGTLRVGDTMVVGDAYGRVRAMLDDNGNNVAEAGPSTPVQVLGLTNVPGAGDNFLVVEEDRTARQIAEKRAARERNAAFAKRTRRVSLEDLDKVLKAGEVQQLNLIIKGDASGSVEALESSLLQLDVGEEVDIRVLHRGVGAVTESDIDLAMGSDAIVIGFNVRAAGRAQQMAEREGVDVRYYSVIYQAIEEIEAALKGMLKPEYEEVELGTAEIREVFKSSKLGNIAGVLIRSGEVKRNTKARLIRDGKVVAENLNIEGLRRFKDDVTEIREGFEGGINLGNFNDIKVDDVIATYEMREKPRV
- a CDS encoding DUF503 domain-containing protein; translated protein: MYVGTLSFDLLLGDVHSLKEKRSLVRPIVAELQRKYAVSVAETDHQNLHRRAEIGLAVVSGDMGYLTGVLDRCERLVAGRPEVELLSVRRRLHSDED
- the rbfA gene encoding 30S ribosome-binding factor RbfA; this translates as MADNARAKRLADLIREVVAQKLQRGIKDPRLGSHVTITDTRVTGDLREATVFYTVYGDDEERAAAAAGLESAKGVLRSEVGRAAGVKFTPTLTFVADALPDTAKTIEDLLDKARQSDEKVREASAGARYAGEADPYRKPGSEDETDGDTAE
- the truB gene encoding tRNA pseudouridine(55) synthase TruB, which codes for MTQKNTTPDGLVIVDKPSGFTSHDVVAKMRGIARTRRVGHAGTLDPMATGVLVLGVEKATKLLGHLALTEKEYLGTIRLGQTTVTDDAEGEITGSTDASKVTRDAVDAGIAQLTGEIMQVPSKVSAIKIDGVRSYKRARDGEDFEIPARPVTVSSFSVYDLRDAVADDGTPVLDLVVSVVCSSGTYIRALARDLGADLGVGGHLTALRRTRVGPYKLDAAKTLDQLQQELTVMPIAEAASAAFRRWEIDARRARLLSNGVRLDMPDEYAGAGPVAVFDPEGRFLALVEEHKGKAKSLAVFG